One genomic segment of Alphaproteobacteria bacterium includes these proteins:
- a CDS encoding trypsin-like serine protease, translating into MVLRALVSLALALLTAGPAGAGSYSADGRQNVDEVTYPWSALGRVNNEYGGFCTGTLIGLRSVLTAAHCLRNKRRGGWLRPASLHFVAGYQRGDYLAHARVASYVIGGDIQRLHGGPIAPSRDWAILSLERDIGALVGRLEILPAPAGSRLVQAGYRFDRPHVLSADRSCQVVGSVAQGRLVTHGCAAGHGVRARRCCGVRATTIAWWPCTWPLTVARIRSVWPSRPGRWAVSWNCSSAKISLAGRCLNRSRRRARR; encoded by the coding sequence ATGGTTTTGCGCGCCCTCGTATCTCTGGCGCTGGCGTTGCTGACCGCGGGTCCGGCCGGGGCCGGCAGCTATAGTGCCGATGGTCGCCAGAACGTCGATGAGGTCACCTATCCCTGGAGCGCGCTGGGCCGCGTCAACAATGAATACGGCGGCTTTTGCACGGGCACGCTGATCGGTTTGCGCTCGGTGCTAACGGCGGCGCATTGCCTGCGCAACAAGCGCCGCGGCGGCTGGCTCAGGCCGGCCTCACTGCATTTCGTGGCGGGCTATCAGCGCGGCGACTATCTGGCCCATGCCCGGGTCGCTTCATACGTTATTGGTGGCGATATCCAGCGCCTGCACGGCGGCCCGATCGCGCCGTCCAGAGACTGGGCCATCCTCAGCCTGGAACGCGACATTGGCGCTCTGGTCGGCAGGCTGGAGATTTTGCCGGCCCCGGCGGGGTCTCGGTTGGTGCAGGCGGGCTACCGTTTCGATCGGCCCCACGTGCTTTCGGCGGACCGGAGCTGCCAGGTCGTTGGATCGGTCGCCCAGGGCCGCTTGGTGACCCACGGCTGTGCTGCCGGGCACGGCGTTCGGGCTCGCCGCTGTTGTGGCGTCAGGGCGACCACTATCGCCTGGTGGCCATGCACGTGGCCACTTACGGTGGCGCGGATCCGATCGGTCTGGCCATCCCGGCCCGGGCGCTGGGCCGTGTCCTGGAATTGCTCAAGCGCGAAAATTTCGCTGGCTGGCCGCTGCCTTAACCGATCACGCCGTCGAGCCAGGCGATGA
- a CDS encoding glucose 1-dehydrogenase codes for MSKLAGRVAMITGATSGMGAETARRFVAEGAQVVLTGRSHERGQALAAELGQAARFIAMEAGDDDQIKAAIDFTMAEFGRLDCLFNNAGAVTHQSRIDKISRAEFDYEIGVLLGGVLFGIKHAVPIMKAQKSGSIINNASSAGHRTGHGPVLYSIAKAAVLHLTRVAALQLAHTGIRVNSISPACIATPIFSFGTELDHEQAVAALPIMEREFAKIVPLQRAGKSEDIAATALFLAGDDSRFITAQDIVVDGGLVAGYTTAESQEKFGGVPAALKAAYGDL; via the coding sequence ATGTCCAAACTGGCCGGCCGGGTGGCCATGATCACCGGCGCCACAAGCGGCATGGGGGCCGAAACGGCGCGCCGCTTCGTGGCCGAGGGCGCCCAGGTGGTGCTGACCGGGCGTTCCCACGAGCGCGGCCAGGCGTTGGCCGCGGAATTGGGCCAGGCGGCCCGTTTCATCGCCATGGAGGCCGGCGATGACGACCAGATCAAGGCCGCCATCGACTTCACGATGGCCGAGTTCGGCCGCCTCGATTGCCTCTTCAACAATGCCGGCGCGGTTACCCACCAAAGCCGCATCGACAAGATCAGCCGGGCCGAGTTCGACTACGAGATCGGCGTGCTGTTGGGCGGCGTGCTGTTCGGCATCAAGCACGCCGTGCCCATCATGAAGGCGCAGAAGTCGGGCTCGATCATCAACAACGCTTCCTCGGCCGGCCACCGCACCGGCCACGGCCCGGTGCTCTACAGCATCGCCAAGGCCGCCGTGCTGCACCTCACCCGGGTGGCGGCGTTGCAACTGGCGCACACCGGCATTCGCGTCAATTCGATCTCGCCGGCCTGCATCGCCACGCCGATCTTTTCCTTCGGCACCGAGCTCGATCACGAGCAAGCCGTGGCGGCGCTGCCCATCATGGAGCGCGAGTTCGCCAAGATCGTGCCGCTGCAGCGCGCCGGCAAGTCCGAGGACATCGCCGCCACGGCGCTCTTCCTGGCCGGCGACGACAGCCGTTTCATCACGGCTCAGGACATCGTCGTCGACGGCGGCCTGGTGGCGGGCTACACGACGGCCGAATCGCAGGAGAAATTCGGCGGCGTACCGGCCGCCTTGAAGGCCGCTTACGGTGATTTATGA
- the pcaD gene encoding 3-oxoadipate enol-lactonase: MQVKVNGIDINYELEGSEEGSVVVFSHSLMADLSMWEAQAAALAGRYRVLRFDTRGHGGSTARAGAYSLEMLSDDVEALLDALDLGPVHFVGLSMGGMIGQTLALRAPERLESLVLCDTSSRIPPDAGPMWQERIDTAQNQGMAALAEGTLDRWFSPEFKAAQPAQVEGVRQMILATEVLGFVGCCHAISQLDLTEQISAIEKPTQIIVGSDDEGTPVAAHEVIRDQIKGSELCILKGARHLSNIESVDEFNQALVAFLDRQA; encoded by the coding sequence ATGCAGGTCAAGGTCAACGGCATCGACATCAACTATGAGCTCGAAGGATCCGAGGAGGGGTCGGTGGTGGTTTTCAGCCATTCCCTGATGGCCGACCTGAGCATGTGGGAGGCCCAGGCCGCGGCGCTGGCCGGGCGCTACCGAGTGCTGCGCTTCGACACCCGCGGCCACGGCGGCTCGACGGCGCGGGCCGGGGCCTACAGCCTGGAGATGCTGTCCGACGACGTCGAGGCCCTGCTCGACGCCCTCGATCTCGGGCCGGTGCATTTCGTCGGCCTCTCGATGGGCGGCATGATCGGCCAGACCCTGGCGCTGAGGGCGCCTGAGCGGCTCGAGTCGCTGGTGCTTTGCGACACTTCCAGCCGCATCCCGCCCGATGCCGGACCGATGTGGCAGGAACGCATCGACACGGCCCAGAACCAGGGCATGGCGGCGCTGGCTGAGGGCACGCTGGATCGCTGGTTCTCGCCCGAGTTCAAGGCGGCCCAGCCGGCCCAGGTCGAAGGCGTGCGGCAGATGATCCTGGCCACCGAGGTTTTGGGTTTCGTCGGTTGCTGCCACGCCATCTCGCAGCTCGACCTGACCGAGCAGATTTCCGCCATCGAAAAGCCCACCCAGATCATCGTGGGTTCCGACGACGAGGGCACGCCGGTGGCGGCCCATGAGGTCATCCGCGACCAGATCAAGGGCTCAGAGCTCTGTATCCTCAAGGGCGCCCGCCACCTCAGCAACATCGAAAGCGTCGACGAATTCAACCAGGCGCTGGTGGCTTTCCTCGACCGTCAGGCCTGA